Proteins from a single region of Mustela erminea isolate mMusErm1 chromosome X, mMusErm1.Pri, whole genome shotgun sequence:
- the LOC116582690 gene encoding serine/threonine-protein phosphatase 4 regulatory subunit 3B-like has protein sequence MERGKPKMEVRGSGTRGNSADLRNHQRPPERYFSAIFHRNFPLPPPEQWSLPQQRQLQSTPGTCDPAAPHTETNTGDGKPAVAIADTRYLVKVYSLNEDQQWDDLGTGHVSSTYVKRLQGVSLLVRSDSQASLILESKINSNTPYQKQQETLIIWSEGENHGVALSFQDTEGCHKIWEEICHIQGKDPSIKITQDLLEESKEEQLHDVLETNNVFDLPNCELCKLEEIADFITAVLASPIRKERLALILENDDYIKNLLQLFHTCEDLGNTAGLHHLHTIIKGILFLNKTALFEIMFSAECIMDVVGCLEYDPALAQPKRHREFLTQNARFKEIVPITNGELRQKIHQTYKIQYIYDILLPAPSMYEENFLSSLTTFIFLNKVEIVSMLQDENFLSEVFAQLKNAAIDDDRRRELLLFFKEFCAFSQTLQPPKKDALFKTLTELGILPVLKIVMSMEDLQIRSAATDIFTYLVEYSPSMIREFIMEEAQESEDGNLFINLVIEQMICDTDPELGGAVHLMGLLRTLLDPENMHATSTKCERSEFLNFFYKHCIHNFIAPLFATTSEDICEGDSEVGSDENNTHCLNNYQTAQLLSLILELLTFCVQHHTYYIKNYILSKDLLRRVLILMNSKHTFLVLSSLRFMRRMIGLKDELYNCYIIKGNLFEPVVKALLGNGTRYNMLNSAVIELFEYIRAENIKSLIIHIVEKFYKALESIEYVQTFKGLKIKYEQEKDRQNQIRKNLHSILHSKILRRSTRVMDKKEEKCLKGNSEEGEATMSPLEDDFQDRFKFMETKKTKENEDKVAPPKRSSSGGYKYTLSHSAAAANGTRSLQGSSTVGFMNPPDDDEKDKEDETSPRKRPHLSL, from the coding sequence ATGGAGAGAGGGAAACCTAAGATGGAAGTGAGAGGAAGTGGGACTCGAGGGAACTCTGCAGACCTCAGGAACCACCAGCGTCCACCTGAacgctacttctctgccatcttccacCGTAATTTTCCCCTCCCGCCACCTGAGCAATGGTCGCTGCCACAACAGCGACAACTACAGTCGACTCCGGGCACATGCGACCCAGCGGCCCCCCACACCGAGACCAACACTGGGGATGGGAAGCCAGCGGTCGCCATTGCCGACACACGGTATCTTGTAAAAGTCTACTCACTGAACGAGGACCAACAATGGGATGATCTCGGCACCGGGCACGTCTCCTCTACTTACGTGAAGCGCCTCCAGGGTGTGTCCCTGCTCGTTAGGTCGGATTCCCAGGCCTCACTAATATTGGaatcaaagataaattcaaatacCCCCTATCAGAAACAACAGGAAACCCTGATTATTTGGTCTGAAGGAGAGAACCATGGTGTGGCATTAAGTTTCCAGGACACTGAGGGTTGCCATAAGATCTGGGAAGAAATTTGCCACATTCAGGGAAAAGACCCATCCATCAAAATCACACAAGATCTCTTGGAGGAATCCAAAGAGGAACAACTGCATGACGTCCTGGAAACCAATAATGTGTTTGACCTGCCTAACTGTGAACTCTGTAAACTTGAAGAGATTGCTGACTTCATTACCGCCGTTCTCGCTTCACCGATCCGTAAGGAGAGACTGGCTCTGATCTTAGAAAATGACGACTATATTAAAAATTTGCTGCAGCTGTTCCACACTTGTGAGGACCTAGGGAACACTGCAGGCTTACATCATTTGCATACAATTATTAAAGGCATCTTATTCCTTAACAAGACAGCTCTGTTTGAGATCATGTTTTCTGCTGAGTGTATCATGGATGTGGTGGGATGTCTTGAATATGACCCTGCTTTGGCTCAGCCAAAAAGGCATAGGGAATTCTTGACCCAAAATGCAAGGTTCAAGGAAATTGTACCAATAACAAATGGTGAACTTAGGCAAAAAATACATCAGACATATAAGATACAGTACATCTATGACATACTTTTGCCAGCACCATCCATGTATGAAGAGAACTTTCTTTCGAGTcttacaacttttattttcctcaacaAGGTTGAGATAGTCAGCATGTTGCAGGATGAAAACTTTTTGTCTGAAGTCTTTGCACAGTTAAAGAATGCGGCAATAGATGATGATAGACGGCGTGAATTGCTACTTTTCTTCAAGGAATTCTGTGCATTTTCTCAGACATTACAGCCTCCAAAGAAGGATGCTCTGTTCAAAACACTGACAGAATTGGGAATTCTTCCTGTTCTTAAAATCGTAATGAGCATGGAGGATTTGCAAATAAGGTCAGCTGCTACTGATATATTTACTTATCTCGTGGAGTATAGTCCATCCATGATTCGAGAATTTATCATGGAAGAAGCTCAGGAGAGTGAAGACGGTAACCTTTTCATTAACTTAGTCATTGAGCAAATGATCTGCGATACTGATCCTGAGCTAGGAGGTGCTGTTCATTTAATGGGACTTCTTCGTACTCTTCTTGATCCAGAAAACATGCATGCAACATCTACTAAATGTGAAAGAAGTGAATTCCTAAATTTTTTCTACAAGCATTGTATACACAACTTCATAGCACCACTTTTTGCCACCACTTCAGAAGATATATGTGAAGGGGATAGTGAAGTTGGGTCCGACGAAAACAACACACATTGCCTCAATAATTATCAAACAGCACAGctgctttctttaattttagagCTGCTCACATTTTGTGTGCAACATCACACATActacataaaaaattatattttgagcaAAGACTTGCTAAGAAGAgtcttgatcttgatgaattcaAAGCACACTTTCCTGGTCTTGAGTTCGCTCCGCTTTATGAGAAGGATGATTGGCCTTAAAGATGAACTTTATAATTGTTACATCATCAAGGGAAATCTTTTTGAACCAGTTGTCAAAGCTCTTCTGGGTAACGGAACTCGGTACAATATGTTGAATTCAGCTGTTATTGAGCTGTTTGAATACATAAGAGCGGAAAATATCAAATCTCTTATTATACATATAGTTGAAAAGTTTTATAAGGCACTTGAATCGATTGAATATGTCCAGACATTCAAAGGATTGAAGATTAAATATGAACAAGAAAAAGACCGGCAGAATCAAATACGGAAGAATTTACATTCTATCTTGCATAGTAAAATACTTCGCAGGAGTACCAGAGTCAtggacaagaaggaagaaaagtgtcttaaaggaaattcagaggaaggagaagcaacTATGTCACCACTGGAAGATGATTTTCAAGATCGTTTCAAATTTATGGAgactaaaaaaacaaaggaaaatgaagacaagGTAGCTCCTCCTAAAAGATCATCTTCAGGGGGCTACAAATACACCTTATCccattctgctgctgctgctaatgGAACACGTAGCCTGCAGGGTAGCAGCACTGTTGGCTTCATGAATCCTCCCGATGATGATGAAAAAGATAAGGAAGATGAAACATCTCCCAGGAAGAGACCACATCTTAGCCTGTAA